The Leishmania mexicana MHOM/GT/2001/U1103 complete genome, chromosome 32 genomic interval TCAACGCAGCCGGTTCTCGGGGATGCGCTGACATTTACCCCACTGTCCGCCGCTAAGGGGGTGGATCCGCAGCGCGTCACGTTCCACGCCTACTTGCGCAAcgacgctgcggcacgcGTGAGCCCCACCGCGCCGTCTCCCTCAGGCATGTCTTCGACCACTGGCAGCTCCGCAGCGCACCACACGGTGCTGTTCGTTGCTGCATTGCCAACCGAGACGACGCCAGACTACGTCTCGTGGCTTTTTTCGCTTATGAGCATTACGCTTCCCCTTTCCCACATCCATATCATTGGCGGCGGAGGTAGCAACCCTGTCGTGAGCGGCCCTTCAGGTGGGGCCTTGTCAGCCGGCGTTGGCAAGAACATGTCGgacagctgcgccacagTAAACCTCGGTGAAGGTGACGTCCCCATCGCGCTCAATTACCATCATCGCGTGCTGTGCACCTCACGAGGTGCGTGGATAGGGTACTCAGCGCAGGATATTGCTGCTCTGCGGGCCAGCGACGCATCTTTGCGTGACTGTCCCGTGCTGCACGTGGATCGGCGCATGTCTGCGCAGACGGCTGCCGGTGTTGGGagcggcagctccgcctcaACAGAAACTCCAGTCTATACGCACGGCGGTGCAAGGGGTGAGTTTGGTAGCAGCGGTGCCCCACCTTATCCGCCGATGCAAGTGCCGTACTCGCCATCCGTCTTTGGCGGCatgccggtgatgccggcgGCCACCATTGGTGGTGCCGTGAACGCGATGCCGTTCCCGATGCAGTGGGGCTTTAGCATTCCCTCCTCATCTGCTAACTGCATGCACGCCGgcgcgctgccaccgccgccgccacaggcGGCGATGATGGGCGGTGCTGTGACTCCTACCATGGGCGCTGGAgctctgccaccgccgccgaatGTGACGATGCCGCCCCCACTCCCGTTCCCGCAGACGGTTACCATTGGTGACCGCATCTACCAGCTGCCTCACGGCGCAACGCTGCAGTTTCTGCCAGTCATCACTCcagccggcggtgctggtaCGGGCGGCGAGGCTGAGGCCGGTGGCgcgggtggcgctgcaggaggtcGTCGATGGACCGAACCTTCGGGTCATGGGAACACCTCGAACGTGGAGGCGTCGCCAAAACTGAGCACCGGCTTACCCCAGCCTgacacaccgctgccgttcaGCACGCGGCCCTCGTAGAGGCGCTGTGCGTCGTCataatgtgtgtgtgcatgtggtCGGCCATGGCGCACTTCGtaggagagggaaagggcaGCGTGCACAGACCGTCGagcagagaagcagcgcacgcgtgcattTTCTCTTTCTTTGCTGAGGTGATCCACTTCTGTCTCTTGTCGGTGCCCGCACGCCGTTGCTgcctcgcagcagcgacgaaaaaaaaaggactgacgcgctgctcgtgcgcggcggcgttgctgtctACGCAGTAGCTGTGCTTTCTTGCGCATTGCTTCTTCGTGTGCTTTTCTGGTGCCATTCGCTGTTGCTCATGAGGACGGTCACTGGCACACGAAGGGGCGAGCAAGATAAATACAGAGGAGGGAAAGCAGGAGAGCCACCATATACCAATACTTGCCGCGGACACGTGCTCTgttgcctccctccctcctctcactTGCCtcctttcgtttttttgttttctcccccccctcacacacacacgcacacgcacatcacTTCATTTCCTtaaccgccgccgcccccctcctcctctttgtgCTTTGTTTCGCCGTGTTGCGGCCGACGTGCTCGTGCCATCTTCGGCACTCCCGATGCAGGCCTTTTTTCCGACAACattttttcccccttttctttgttgtcCTTTGCTCGTACGCCATTTGTTAAAAAAAATGTGCTCTCCTCTGACTCTTGGGCGTTCGTGCCTCTTctgtgtgtctttctttcGTGTTGCGCGTGAGACTCGTTGCGCCCCCCCCGCCTTaacctcgctctctccctgcaATGCGCAGATGTATATGTATATCGCCCTTCGCTTTGTCAAGAAAGTGTCCACCAGGGTGATATCGCTGCTAAAGTAGTTGCTTAGGCTGATTTTATGGGCCCTGATGGGCAGGAGGTACCGTGTCTGTTGCTCTCGAAGCCTTCTCCTCGCCCGATACATGGCAAACAGAAGTGCCAAAAGTCTGAGAAAGGCCGAAGAGCGCGTCGATGAACGCTTGTGGGCGGTGCTGATGATGGTGAGGCGAGCCACGATTGGTGAGGACTGAGGTTGAGTGAGGCCATGGTAAGCGACGTGTTACTGCTACCCGCCCCTCTCGTTGCCATGCCGATACTTTTTTGccttgtgtgtctgctgcaCGACACCGACGCTTCGCTGCCTTGTTTGTTAAGCCGTGCTGTAtgtgtgctgccgcggcgtctcTGTGGGCGAAATGGCTGTTCTCTCGGatttctcttttttctttctggCTCGCGCGCGTTCGCTCTTCCTCcatccctctcttctctgcttcGCTGGGTACGAGAACAGACAACCACAACATCGGCGAACGTCACGTGTGGGCGAGGAAAAAAGGGCATCATGAACCGCTGCCAGTCATTGGAGACGGCGGAgtcgagagagggagagttCACGAGAGAGGGTAGGGGCTACCCGCTCTGATGGGCGCAGCCATACCCCGACATACACCGTTGTTGCAGCTCTCGTAAAGAAGAAGGCAGCAACACCGGGACTGGCACAATCAAACCGCACACATCGTTGGGCTGTACTTCAAGATTGGGAAGTCTGTCAAGAACCTGCGCTCTCAATGCTTGTGTGCACGTAGGTGTACCTGCATCtgcaggtgtgcgcgtgtgcccgtCTACAACGTGCGAGCCAAAATTACAGGAGCGCGTGCCCTCTCccagccgcagccgtcgccgctggcgctgccctACCGCACCTCATCCTTGCTGGTGACTCAACTTTGACTTtctccacctcgtcctctcgcccgtttttttttccgctgctgctgctcgatgtcgtggcggatgcgcacacgcccgCTAATCTGTCCCACCCTCCACGAATGCATCCGTCTTTGCGCAGAGGGCGGCGTTCCTCTTCGACGCGAGTGGAGCTCACGTAAGTGCGGAAGAGGCGAGAAAGGTAATACAAGCAAACAAAAGACGCTCATATCCGCACATCACTGGCAGCCAGGGAGACGCGACAACAAAACgttgcacgcgcacgcagcgcttCAGACGGGGGTAACGGAGATGAGTATtgaggtgcacgtgcgcgttcGCCCGTCCGTGGCGAACGTCGTGTGGTCCAGTGCTGAAACGGTGCTTTACAGCACGGCCAACCCCAACACCCGGTACGTTTATAACAAGGTGTACCCGAGCAACAGCACGAATGAGTCCATCTTTCACGGCATGGAGGCGGTTGTGCACGCGGCCTTCGATGGTAAGAACGTCACCATTATGGCGTACGGTCAGacgggcagcggcaagaCGCATAGCATGATCGGGGTACATCACGATCCTGGCATGGTGCCGCGGGCAGCGAAGTTGCTGTTAGAGTTGAAGCGAACCACTCCTGGTGCAAAGATACAGGCATTCTACACCGAGATCTACAACGAGTCCGTCAAGGACCTTCTAGAGCCTCAGAGAGgcgagctggcgctgcacgACGCCCCTGACGGAGGCGTCTTCTTCGAGAAGAAGATGATCGACGTGGAAACATTTGACGACTTTATTcagctgcaggcggcagcCGAGCGGAACCGCAAGTACGGCGTCACCAACCTGAACGAGCACAGTAGCCGCTCGCACGTCATCCTCACCTTCGAAATACATCGGCGCAACTGCGTTGGCAAGAGCGTCATCAACTTGGTCGACCTAGCCGGCTCCGAGTCGGCGTCGCGCGCGAACACGGAGGGCATCTCCCTTCGCGAGGGCGGCTACATCAACCGCAGCCTTCTAACTCTGGGCAACGTGGTGGACGCCATCGTCGAGAGGCGACCCTACGTCCCATACAGAGACGCCAAGCTGACGCGCCTCCTTCGCACATGCCTTGGAGGCTCCGGTATCACGCTAATACTCTGTTGCGTGAACCCCTCCCGCGAGAACTTTGACCAAACCGTCGCGACGCTCCGCTTCACGCAGCGTGCGATGAAGATCAAGAACGACCCTGTCGTCGTCCTGAATATGCCGCCACTTTTTACGCATCAGTATAGTGACGGTGCACGGCAGCTCATCGAGGGTCTGCAGGAgttggcggaggcggagtaCCAGCGTGGGCTGCGCGACAGCTTTCTCTACTGCGGCACCACGGTCGCCTCGGTCGTCAGCAACTACCAGGCGCAGGTGTCCGACTGCTTGCACTCGCTGGCGaacgcgcagcgcctgctcgtgGCGCATGACCACGCCATGGCCATCGACCACATCGGGCGATTGTATAACCAGCAGAATGAcctggtgcggcagcggatCAGCAACCAGGAGCTCGCCGAGAACGAacggaagcggcagcgcgacgtGGCGTCTGAGATTAAGTCCAGAAAAGAGAAGATAGCAAaactggaggaggagctccgGAACAAGGTCTCATCCCTCGACACGAATTTGGCAGGGTGGGAGTATCAGCTCTACGAGGCgcggcagaagcagcggAGTGAGATGGACGTGTTGCTTCAGCTAGAGCTGGCGCGTCGTGCACGCATCCAGTACGAGTGGGTTGTGTGCTTGGAGCGCATTGCGTCGCGCAATGTTCCCGTCATTCAAGCTGGGCTctcggcgctgcaggcgaagCTAGTCGAaagtgccggcggcggcggcagcggcgctgcagagcaTCAGCAGTACCGCCATCACCTCCATACCATCCTGTCGTTGCAGGATGGCGATGCTGGGAGCCGCACGTTGCACATGAAGGAACTTCGGGCGGCCCTGATGAAGGCTCGCGATGAATTCGATGACCTGAAGACTGCCCACGAAATGGTGAAGGACGACATCGAGGAGTcgaggaggcagcagcagcagcaaggcagCAAGCGCGGTTCCGCTTCCGTATCACCGCAACCGCGCCCGAACTTGTCTGACCTCTCAGAGGAGGATCTTGTCGAGTACTACCGCGGCGTTGCTGACAGCGAGGTCGAGGAACGCATTCACCGTCTGGAGCGTGAGGAAAAGGCGCTGATGGCGCAGGCACGGCGTGGCGTTCGCCGCGAGAGTCTGCGACGCGTGCGCGAGAGCCTTCGCGTATCGCGTGGCAGTCGGGGAGGCAGTAGCCGCTCTCCGCAGagtggcgccggtggcgtCACTATCACTCGCCTGGCCGAAACCGCCGGCACAGGACCCGGCTCGAACGCGCCACAGCATTTCGGACGCAGTGTAGCTGATGAAGAGGGGCGCGCCGGTTTTCGCCAGACGGAGACGACCGCGCAGGTTGAGGCGCGGGGCAGGCGAAGCTCGGCCAGCTACGCGGATGGCGTGAAGAACGCGCTTTCCATCTTAGACAGCCTCAAAGCGCAGCTTCAGCGCAAGGGCGGCAACAACCATGCTTCACCCGCGGTCGCATCTACAAGCCGcaatcagcagcagcagcagcaggggtcTGCCCGCCTGCGTAACCATCGTAGCGTAAGCAGCAGTAGCGAGACGCGTCGACGGCAGGGCCGAAAAGGCGTtgaggagacggcggtgtACCGCGACTCCGAAGAGGGCGATGTAGGAGAGGAGCATCAGTGCGCGGCGCCCCGCTCCGCTGCAGAGGCtgccgcgcaccggcgccaccacGCCACTGCGCCCGACAGCGCTGACGACACGGAAAACATGTCACTGGCAGAACTGTATCAGACATCTATGGGGAAGGAGAATTGGAGTCGCCCCAAGccctctgctgctcctgccgcCGCATCTTCTCGTGCGGCGCACAAGTACACCACGGTCGCGGAGGACGATGCGGCATTCGACGCGAAtgcggaggcagaggaggggagggaggacgggCGGCCGGTATCGCGTCAGctcgcctcgtcctcgccgatTGGGATTGTGGCACGACGCAAAACGAAGCGGCAGAACTCCCGCCCAGCGGTGGAGCGGGCTCTTTACGCGTTGCACTCAAACTCACACTCGACATCCCCCTCATGAGAGCGTCGTCGCCGTTTGGCGACTTGGGTGACGCTCGTGCAGCCCGCGCTTGGGCGGCACCGGCCGAGAGGAAGCTGCGCTTGTTTCTCGCACGGTTCGTTGCCATGCATGTCGTccagagggggagggagggaggggctgtATGCACTGCTCTTGCCTTACAGGTATGCAGGCTTTCGCGTACACACTCTCTCTGCCGATGCTATTCTCACCATCTCCCTTGACGTGTGTCTTCGTTTAAGGTCTTGCCCTTTTAGTGGACCCGCTGCGCTGGGGAACACGAGACAGCtttcggtggtggtggtggtggtcgggCACgcgtggcgacggtggcgactCGGCTGCGAGGCGCATCCagcaggggtggggagagcgAAACAAGCCACGAGCAAAACGTTATGGCCATGGATGCAGCtttccgtgcgtgtgtgtgtgtacgcggGCGCTCTTCTGGATTTCGTTTCTCATCCGCTGTCCCTGGCATCTCcccgccttcttcctcttttATTAttttttatttatttttagtgtgccgctgtgcgtctAATAGATGCTACTCCTCTTCGCCGTCTTGGTTTTGTTCGTTTAGTCGCCGTGACCAGGGCATGCTACGGTACAGGCGCGCGGAGGAGGGATGGAGGACGCCAACGTCTAACTTCTCTtcccctgcccccctcctccccgcctccaACTGAGAACAGAAGAAACAAACAAAGCGCTGGTCTTGCCGGGGTGGTGACCATGCGAGTACATGGCGGTGCTTCTTCCATTGTGCGGCGTCGCGCATCcgtccacctccttctctcctgcCCAGgctccttcttttttttcgcacACGCGTCAGTCACGGGCGCCTGATGGCTCttctccccccacccccaccccaccggCATCTCATTGCGAAAGagtgctgccgctctcttgtagaggagagcgggggtgggtgggtgggctcTCAGCTGCTTCTGTCGGGGCAGCTTCTGGCCGCGACGTACgggtgtatatatatgtgtgtgtggggcgGAGTAGATCTCTTTTACTCCCTCTTCTGTTGGGGAGAGTGTCAACTGGTTTTAGCCATCTTGTCTGTGAGCTCCAGTCGGTCCCACCCCGACCAGTGGCCCCCACATCATGTCCGCGACCGCGTGAGGCATGACggatggggaggggcggggccTGGAGTTAAGTGGAAGGCATGCAAAGGAAAAGCACCAATACCGTGGAAGTGGAATACAGAGTTCAGCTCCCCCCTTAGGCCTTCCTGGCGATGTCTAGCGCCTTTGCGACACCATCCCCCGTTCGACTAGAAAATGGGGATGGGGCCCATCAACTGGATAGCTTACcttcctctctttccctttctccctGCTCTCCCCCTAGTGAGGGCAGGAGGGGGTCACATCATCGTGTACACTGTCGCTTTCTCAAATTGTCTTCTTTGCTCGTGCTATTGTGGTCGTCTTCCGTGTGTCGTCCGGGAGCGCGcgctcttcctccttttGTTCCttcccccccacccactcaccccacccactcacccacccacccgtctctctctctctctccgtgggACGTGTGCCCGATGTCTCGatgtctttttttttgttgttgttgctgttctctTGGACGCTTCCTGTGATGGTGTTGTAGACAGCTGTGGTCGATGTGGCCGCATCTGCgccgtccctctccctccctttctctcctcgttttctttttttttgttgttccctgctgctctcctctgctgctccAGACGAGGGGAGATGGAGCGCGCAACGACGAGggacgacgaagaggaggacgaagAAAGGGCGAGAGGGTCCGTGTGTCGTGTTGTGCATTGTTACCCGATCACGTGTGCGCTCACTTGTTTCTCCTAGATCCTCTCACCCCACCCAGGCACGCCTGGGGCGGGATGCAgaaacgaagaaaagaaaaaaagacgGAAAGCAATCCATGTGAGTGTCATCAGCAGTACCGCCGGTGGCCACGCATATCCTCGCATGAAAGTGCCGAGTTGCTGCACAAtacgccccctctcccccctccccccacgccTGTGGTGTAGTTGCTTGGGCTTCCTGCGCTATGTGCGCACTTCTTCGAGTGCGCTGCGCAACGCATGCATCGTGCATGCAGCTGCCGGAAAAAAAAGTTTCCTCATGGAGGCTGATGCGCCTCCTTACGCGTCCCTCActcgtttttttcttcgcgAGCGTCCAGGCTCTCGGCATGTGGCCCTTCAGAAGAACTCTTCTGCGGGTGATGCTAAGGCTTCATAACCTACACTGGCAGGATGCCCTTCTCAACCTTCTCCCTCGTTGCTCGTGCACGTATAATGCTTTCACTGTCGTTTTCTTCGTATAACCCGTCCCTCCTTTATTTTGGCCGTTCTCTGTTGCTTCGTtgggcgcgcgcacacacggacacacacacacacacacacacacgctcgctTGCGGCGTAtgtgccgctctctctctttctctgtgcatgaacgtgcgtgtgtgcgggtgcgtgctgACACGCTTGTGTGTTCTGGCATCACAGATGAACATattctctcctccccaccacccaccatacacgcccccctctcccccacccctcatCCCAATCCTACACAGACGTAAAGCTGAGCACACATACAGTCGTCCCCACACAACGAGGGAGCAAGCACTGAGAGACACCGAATAcagcacgaaaaaaagaCGGAACATATTTCACGGGCGGTGTGGACCATGTTGTATGCcggccgctgcctcgtgTCGCTCACTCTTCTCCGGTAATTGCCTGCATCATCATCTttgctccctccccctcctctttccaACCTCTCTCGCCTGGCACGTGCTTCGAGGTTTCTTTTACTGGCTAATCTCTTCCTTAGCCAGCACAACGGGCGCGCCACCCCATCGTTGGACTTCACTTCTCTCCATCACCTAGCACACAGCACAGCGATACAGTGACCCAACGCGGTGTGCGCTCACCGACAGGCTCTCCCTTTTCCATATATTTGCTTTTAGGTTCGTGAACTTTGGATTTCTTTCCTGCCTTTGTGTTCCGCATCCTTTCAGCCAAGCACCTTTGGACGTGTGTTGCAGTCGCGCGAGCGAGcgcgcactgccgcagctccgtctGCCTTCCTCCTTCTGGCTtcgctctgctgctgccgctggtaCGGGTGCCGGATCTTGCTTCTGTGAGGCGCATCCTCATTTTTCTTCGTCTTCCCTTTCTTCAAATCGTTggcgttctctctctgtcttcttCATATCTATATATAACTTCTTCAGGGTGGAGCAGATCAACAGGACAAGCCCCCCTTTTTTCGTGCCTCGCCGACTTATACCCACTTGATTGGCGGCGCTTGCGGGGTGGAGAATTGGCCGGAGCTGCTGTTGCtacaccccctccctgtcaAGACGCATCTGGTCTGTGCTTCCACAGTAAGAGAGAGAAGTATagagggaagaagagcggcaccttttccctctctcccccctcttcccacGCACGCCATTGCAAAAGTGGTCCGGCTACCGCAGTGAAAAcaaccgcggcggcgcgcgctaTTCGTAGCGGTCGCAGTCCAAGACGAAGCGCGCCGATCACCGTTTGGTTCGGCTTGTTTATTCCGGAATAGACGCCATCTATCACGTACGACACGTTGTGATCGAGAGacggaaacaaaaaagggaagagagagaaacagtGCATCATCGCCATTTCTGAGTGAACGGGACGTAGCCTACAGATCGTCCCCTCTCGCCGCTCTGGTTGCCGTGCTTGgccttccccctttttctctgGCCCGTCCCCTGTCCGTGTGGAAAGCAGACGAAAATGCCACTCAAGGGGCACACCTACGATGTGGCGACCACAGTTGAGGCACTCAACGCGAGCTTCTCGTTCGACCCCAGCTGCCATATTGAACGCGTCCTGCCAGGTGCCTCACGGGAGCTGGTGAAGCAGGTATTGTGGGCGACGTCGCGCGTATCGGCAGTGAACGGCAGGCCTGTCGCGGACAGCCCTGACCTgaaggcagcgctgctgagtGTGGTCATGCGGCACCACAACCCGCCATCGGTCACGCGAGAGGAGACGACGGTGCCCAACTCTGTGGCGCTCTTTCCAAGGACCCCAATCACCGTCACCTTTGAGCGCACCGATGAGCATGCATCCAAGGTGACGATCGAAGGCAGTGTTCTCAGCGACGGGGCGGTGAGCAAGGTGGAGTCTCCGAGCTCCGCTGCCGTACAGGAGCTGATCAGCGAAATAGCGCCCCCGTCCATCGAGgaaccgccgccagcgctgccgtcgatCGATGCGGATTTGCGCGGGTCTTTCCGGCGCACCATGATTGGCCACCCAGGagtagcggcggcgctgctcaagGAGTCTGTCAGCGCTGCTTCACCGAACGTGACCATGACAGCGAGTCGCCGCTCTACATTAACACCAGCGACTAGTGGCTCCCCGCAGCCGGCAACGCGGCTAACATCCTCCCCGCTAGCGCCAGAGGCGCTACGGCCCAGCCACagaaagagcagcagctcctcatCGGACTTGGATGGCAGCGAGGCCGCCTCGGAGGCCTCCTCAAGCGACTTCGACACGGTGCGCATTTGCCAGCTGAAGGGCACATCTCCTTCTGACGGGTACAtgactgctgccgctgccgcggctgctgcagctcagGCAGGGGCTGAGTCTCCCACACCGGGGCTGCTTGAGTTTGAGAAGATGAAGCTCTCGATGCGCGGGGACGAAATACTGCGGCATGTGGGGTCCGGCGTGGGCACCTACGGACACAGTCCCGCCGACGTAGCGGAAATGACGGTGAAGGGCCGCATCAGGCGCGCACTGGATTGCGTAGAGATGGGCTATTGCGTCATTTGCGTCACGCAGGAGGTGAATCCGATTGCCGAGATCGAGCTGCTCGCGTTGACTGCGAAGAagcgcgtcgtcgccttCGACTTGAGTGTGAAGCTACGCCTCCGGCCAAAGCCGGAGGTGCTTGCGGCCCAGTTCGCAGAGGCCATGCGTAGCGGTGCGTGGTTTGTAATGGTCAACGCGCACAAGTCTATCAGCACCTGCCTCGTcttcgaggcgctgctggaggacgcCCACATGCACAATCTGGAGGGCTTTGACCCCTCTGCGCGGATTATCATAGCCTTGGAGTCACACCCGCACTTTCCCAAGGCGCTCGTGCATCACGCCGTGGTCATCAAGCTCGTGTCCAACTTTCAGGGCTCGTCCTTCCTGTCCGACTCCATGGCTGCATCGATCTCGCGTGCGCGTCTTGTCACGGCGGACGTGCTCACCCAGTCACAGATCGGGGGCCCGTCAGCGCGCAGCTTGCAAGCCTCCGTCACGCCGAGGGCCACGGTGCAGAAGCCCACCAAGAAGCAAGTGCGTATCAGTGCCGCCGTGGAGATCGTCGACATCGCACCCCGCGAGGTAGTCAAGGTGCCAAAGCGTGACTGCCCAATCgacgtcagcggcagcgtcgcacTCTTCAAGACCTTCAGCGGTGTGAGCGGCGACAAGTTCCTCTGCGTGCAGTCAGCCGGCGAGGAGGGTCGCTTCGCTGTCGGCTCCTCGTGCGGTAACGTCTACTTCCTCGACTCGCTGGGCAACTCGCTCCtccaggcacacgcgcacaacgccTCTATCTGGGATGTCAGCTTCAACGACAAATTCCATTTTGCCACTGGCTGCGAGGACGGCACGTCTGCCGCCTGGAGGCTAGGGGCATCGCTCGACGGCGCCTTGACTGATGACGCGGTGCTTGTgccaacggcggcgacatcGCTCGGCTCCGACGTGTACTGCGTCTGCTACCTCAAGAACATGAATCCCTCCCCACTGCTCATCGGTGGCTTGCACAACAGTCTAGTCATccgcgaggcggagagcgaTACGGTGCATCTCGTGCCCATCCCCTCAAACGCGCAGGTGGTGGACTGCTTGCCAAACTCGGCCACGGCCCTGgtcggcggaggcgatggcTCCGTATGCGTAGTGGACGTGGCGATGGCCAAGCCGCTCGGCACTCTGGTAGACCACACTCGCAAGCTgcccgccctcgccgtccttGATGATAATCAATTCTTTACCGGCTCCTTCGATAGTAGCATCCTCTCATGGGATTTGCGAGTACCGGGCGGCGTAACGTCCTCTGTGcagggcggcgcagcggcgacggagctggcggcgcacaCAATGCACACCTTGAAGCTGAAAAACTACGTTACCGGGCTGGACGTTGACGACGTGCACCTGGGTGCCAGCGTCGGCGAGAATCTGTACTTGTGGGACGTCCGAAAGCTGCACACCGTGCTGGGCGGCTACCCACAAGGCTGGAAGGGTCTCTCGCGCGGTGTCAAGGTGCAGAGCGTGTCACGTCTTGTGGTTACGGCGTCGCCGGACGGGTTCGTGCGCTTCTGGAGCTTCGTCTAGGGCGGGCAGGGGTGTGCTGGGTAATGCACATGTCCACTGCACTCACGACGAGGTAGCCGTGCGGGGCTGCAGCGAGCGAGGGTGCATGCGAATGGATCAACTCTTGCCACGCGTGCCGGCGCAACGCGTCACGGCCGAACGCCcttgggggggggcggggatACGAGAAGGACAGCGACTGATTGTACGCCGCGGTTTCTGTTAGTGGACCGCGTGAGCCGTCGACTttctgtggtggtggacagCAGCGGTAAGTTATCGGCACGCTTCacgcctctctctgttttcGTTTGTGTTCTTCGCTCTTTCCTGGGTGCTTGATGCGATGTGCGCGCcaagtgcgtgtgcgcgtagGGCGCCGACAATGCGAAGCTTATTTTCGAATGGATAGGAACGCAAGTGGATCTCTCAGCGGTGGAGAGGGCCATGgtgagtgagagagggagagcgacggAGAAAAAAGCCAGGGATGACTGATGACGTCcatttttccttttctccaCGGTTCGCTTACGGTGTTTTTCGCATTCGTGTATGCTGTCGACGTGCACTGCCAGTGTGCCGTGCGCGGGAGTAAGAAAAGGGTGGTGAGAGGGAGGATGACGACAGTCGAGCGCTCACGGATAAACAGTGATATtgagaagaaaaacaaagaaagaaTCGAGGCTGAGCCTGTGGGGGAGAGTCTTGAACCTTTTCCCAACGCTACCATGTGCATCTTTTGCGTGGCAGTGCTCCCTTCGCTGCGGTTTCATTGCCTCTTGCCCAAAGCGCGGCATCCAAGCTTGGGCAAGAGCGTTGTGGATGACCTTTTCTGTCCTTGTCTGCTGTATGGATCTCGATGCAGCCCTGCCGCCACCTGCCCCCTCCCAactctttgttttttttttctgtccgTCTGTCTGCTGTGGTGGCTTGTTGCTGCATGGCTGTTCTTTGGACGCATGTGCGTATCTACTGTACGGTattctccctccctcgcttccTTCCCTTCCGTTTAGTTTTACTTCTTCGGTGGCCGTCTTCCTCACATGCGCCGGCATGGACTCGCACGAACACGCACTTGTGgatgtgtgcacgcgcacgaaTTTGGAAGCGAAACCAAAGGCTTATTTCTTTACTATTCTGTAACACAGTGGTGGCCGTTGGAGTTTCTacctttcttcttttttttcatgaTTGTTGTTTATATTTTGTTTTCTTGCGCTTGCCTCCGAACCTGTTCTTCCCGCGACTCGCCGAGCACTCACCGACCGGCCTACGctctcccctgccccctcccctccctcccc includes:
- a CDS encoding putative kinesin, producing MSIEVHVRVRPSVANVVWSSAETVLYSTANPNTRYVYNKVYPSNSTNESIFHGMEAVVHAAFDGKNVTIMAYGQTGSGKTHSMIGVHHDPGMVPRAAKLLLELKRTTPGAKIQAFYTEIYNESVKDLLEPQRGELALHDAPDGGVFFEKKMIDVETFDDFIQLQAAAERNRKYGVTNLNEHSSRSHVILTFEIHRRNCVGKSVINLVDLAGSESASRANTEGISLREGGYINRSLLTLGNVVDAIVERRPYVPYRDAKLTRLLRTCLGGSGITLILCCVNPSRENFDQTVATLRFTQRAMKIKNDPVVVLNMPPLFTHQYSDGARQLIEGLQELAEAEYQRGLRDSFLYCGTTVASVVSNYQAQVSDCLHSLANAQRLLVAHDHAMAIDHIGRLYNQQNDLVRQRISNQELAENERKRQRDVASEIKSRKEKIAKLEEELRNKVSSLDTNLAGWEYQLYEARQKQRSEMDVLLQLELARRARIQYEWVVCLERIASRNVPVIQAGLSALQAKLVESAGGGGSGAAEHQQYRHHLHTILSLQDGDAGSRTLHMKELRAALMKARDEFDDLKTAHEMVKDDIEESRRQQQQQGSKRGSASVSPQPRPNLSDLSEEDLVEYYRGVADSEVEERIHRLEREEKALMAQARRGVRRESLRRVRESLRVSRGSRGGSSRSPQSGAGGVTITRLAETAGTGPGSNAPQHFGRSVADEEGRAGFRQTETTAQVEARGRRSSASYADGVKNALSILDSLKAQLQRKGGNNHASPAVASTSRNQQQQQQGSARLRNHRSVSSSSETRRRQGRKGVEETAVYRDSEEGDVGEEHQCAAPRSAAEAAAHRRHHATAPDSADDTENMSLAELYQTSMGKENWSRPKPSAAPAAASSRAAHKYTTVAEDDAAFDANAEAEEGREDGRPVSRQLASSSPIGIVARRKTKRQNSRPAVERALYALHSNSHSTSPS